In Streptomyces sp. NBC_00224, the following are encoded in one genomic region:
- a CDS encoding RICIN domain-containing protein has product MTTTTNSSTHTHTITNRTRIRAALAGVLLATALASAGVTAEAAAPAEAADSVQTFRNAATSACLDDSETSGVRTYTCIQGNTHQKWNVHPWADGTRELRNSKTRLCLTDYPRGKAAPHPCDKAKDQSWIVHRYPDGAVEFKNQATGLCLDDSPAHHLRTFPCGTHNPRSPFQTWH; this is encoded by the coding sequence ATGACCACCACCACGAACAGCAGCACGCACACGCACACGATCACGAACAGGACCCGGATCCGGGCGGCCCTGGCAGGCGTCCTGCTCGCCACCGCTCTGGCCTCGGCCGGTGTCACCGCTGAAGCAGCGGCACCGGCCGAGGCGGCGGACAGCGTCCAGACCTTCCGCAACGCCGCGACCTCGGCGTGCCTGGACGACAGCGAGACCAGCGGCGTCCGTACGTACACCTGCATCCAGGGCAACACCCACCAGAAGTGGAACGTCCACCCCTGGGCTGACGGCACCCGTGAACTGCGGAACTCCAAGACCAGGCTCTGCCTCACCGACTACCCCCGGGGCAAGGCCGCACCCCACCCCTGCGACAAGGCCAAGGACCAGAGCTGGATCGTCCACCGCTACCCGGACGGAGCCGTCGAGTTCAAGAACCAGGCAACGGGCCTGTGCCTGGACGACAGCCCCGCCCACCACCTGCGCACCTTCCCCTGCGGCACCCACAACCCCAGGAGCCCCTTCCAGACCTGGCACTAG
- a CDS encoding family 43 glycosylhydrolase, with product MFSSGVRRFGRCLAVLAAVAFEVGAPPAAPAGTGAAVPVLDREFADPDIVKVGSTYHAYASNDGSTYIQHATSRDLVHWSMAGPAALPEVGAWAEPDHKLVWAPEVFDNGHGFTMHYTAHDRAGDRQCIGVALAASPDGPFRPVGDKPLVCPADRGGAIDAASYTENGRRYLLWKNDGNCCEMETWIHLQAVSWDGTRTEGEPIGLIRQDREWEWKVVEAPTLVKRDGHYVLFYSADFYGEDQYKTGYAVAAALTGPYTKADVPLMTTASFDGAVRGPGGQDVVTGPDGQDRIVFHGWRDDGTRRRVMYAADLGFANGYPVVRGSKVVYQAENARVNHAAVREAAGALDGRAVGHIDYPDSFVEFTVFAASAGPHTLWVRYANGSRDGADAPAPASHGLTVNGRAAGAVTYPHHGWDHWEKSAVALDLRGGWNTVRLSKGENYAELDSAEVA from the coding sequence GTGTTTTCCTCGGGCGTGCGCCGGTTCGGACGTTGTCTCGCGGTGCTGGCCGCCGTCGCGTTCGAGGTCGGGGCCCCGCCTGCGGCTCCGGCGGGGACCGGTGCGGCGGTCCCCGTCCTCGACCGGGAATTCGCCGACCCGGACATCGTGAAGGTGGGCAGCACGTACCACGCCTACGCGAGCAATGACGGCAGCACGTACATCCAGCACGCCACCTCCCGGGACCTGGTGCACTGGTCGATGGCCGGGCCTGCGGCGCTGCCCGAGGTCGGGGCGTGGGCGGAGCCGGACCACAAACTGGTGTGGGCTCCCGAGGTCTTCGACAACGGCCACGGTTTCACCATGCACTACACCGCCCACGACCGTGCCGGCGACAGACAGTGCATCGGCGTGGCCCTGGCCGCCTCCCCCGACGGCCCGTTCCGCCCCGTGGGAGACAAGCCGCTGGTGTGCCCGGCCGACCGGGGCGGTGCGATCGACGCCGCGAGCTACACGGAGAACGGCCGGCGCTACCTCCTGTGGAAGAACGACGGCAACTGCTGCGAGATGGAGACCTGGATCCACCTCCAGGCCGTCTCCTGGGACGGTACCCGTACGGAAGGCGAGCCCATCGGGCTCATCAGGCAGGACCGCGAGTGGGAGTGGAAGGTGGTCGAGGCCCCCACCCTCGTCAAGCGGGACGGCCACTATGTGCTGTTCTACTCGGCCGACTTCTACGGCGAGGACCAGTACAAGACCGGCTACGCCGTGGCGGCCGCCCTCACCGGCCCGTACACCAAGGCGGACGTACCCCTGATGACCACGGCGTCCTTCGACGGCGCGGTACGCGGCCCCGGCGGCCAGGACGTGGTGACCGGGCCGGACGGGCAGGACCGGATCGTCTTCCACGGCTGGCGGGACGACGGCACACGGCGGCGCGTCATGTACGCGGCGGATCTGGGCTTCGCGAACGGCTACCCCGTGGTCCGGGGCAGCAAGGTGGTCTACCAGGCGGAGAACGCCCGGGTGAACCACGCGGCCGTCCGCGAGGCCGCCGGTGCGCTCGACGGGCGGGCCGTCGGCCACATCGACTACCCGGACAGCTTCGTCGAGTTCACCGTGTTCGCCGCGTCGGCGGGCCCCCACACTCTCTGGGTGCGGTACGCCAACGGCTCCCGGGACGGCGCGGACGCCCCGGCCCCCGCCTCGCACGGCCTGACGGTCAACGGCAGAGCCGCCGGTGCCGTGACCTATCCGCACCACGGCTGGGACCACTGGGAGAAGTCGGCTGTCGCCCTCGACCTGCGCGGAGGCTGGAACACCGTGCGCCTGTCCAAGGGCGAGAACTACGCGGAGCTGGACAGCGCCGAAGTCGCCTGA
- a CDS encoding GntR family transcriptional regulator produces the protein MVALKYELIADSLRQRIADGEFTPDDLLPSQRDLSMQWNVSRATVIKAYDVLIQDGLVVARQGQGFRVTTTPLARPAGGRKAGTARTAGGRAFQIVGTPARYVPPGHVAAALGLRDGESALRRDRLVQLTDGSPFSLVQAWFPLEVADLCPRLAGTKQILEGTTRYVTRMTGRTVSRGVDIKTVRLGTAEEGALLERALPFSVAVLLHTAYDQEERAVVVENGVTPGDLWEETDTYSMHNVK, from the coding sequence ATGGTCGCCCTCAAGTACGAACTGATCGCCGACTCGTTGCGCCAGCGAATCGCTGACGGCGAGTTCACTCCCGACGATCTATTGCCCTCTCAAAGGGACTTGAGTATGCAGTGGAACGTCAGTCGGGCCACGGTGATCAAGGCGTACGACGTCCTGATACAGGACGGCCTGGTCGTCGCCCGGCAAGGACAGGGCTTTCGGGTCACCACGACGCCGCTGGCGCGCCCGGCCGGCGGAAGGAAGGCCGGGACTGCCCGGACAGCAGGCGGGCGCGCCTTCCAGATCGTCGGCACTCCCGCGCGATACGTCCCACCGGGCCATGTCGCCGCCGCTCTCGGCCTCCGTGACGGGGAGTCGGCGCTGCGCCGTGACCGACTGGTCCAACTCACGGACGGCTCGCCGTTCTCCCTCGTACAGGCATGGTTCCCGCTGGAGGTCGCAGATCTGTGCCCGCGGCTGGCGGGGACAAAGCAGATCTTGGAAGGAACGACTCGCTACGTCACCCGTATGACGGGCCGAACGGTGTCGCGCGGGGTGGACATCAAGACCGTGCGGCTTGGGACGGCGGAAGAGGGAGCCTTGCTGGAGCGGGCACTGCCGTTCTCTGTCGCGGTGCTGCTGCACACCGCGTACGACCAGGAGGAACGCGCCGTGGTGGTCGAGAACGGCGTCACGCCTGGAGACCTCTGGGAAGAGACCGATACGTACTCAATGCACAACGTCAAGTAA
- a CDS encoding RICIN domain-containing protein gives MTGVDGQQASAVKQLARALKELQQRSGRTLRSLEAEVMASDSSLSRYLTGSTVPPWATVEALCRALEVDPAEYRLLWDAANRSQPKPPGAPGPAAAPGPRWRPRLAGTRARGRWAWGAWGAFVGLLLGAVLASSVLLTDSAPERKPPQAQPAAQEAPRGAPASHDEVRTFISRATGNSLDHSLDKGLRLYGPNGMSYQRWTVHPLPDGASQLRNHATGACLDSSGSGFDARACGGAASQKWSLTRWADESVQIRSRTTGACLDDGGNAGLRALPCNRSASQRWG, from the coding sequence ATGACGGGCGTCGACGGGCAGCAGGCCAGTGCGGTCAAGCAACTGGCGCGGGCGCTCAAGGAACTGCAGCAGCGGTCCGGGCGCACGCTGCGTTCTCTGGAGGCGGAAGTGATGGCCAGCGACTCCTCGCTGTCGCGCTATCTGACGGGCAGTACGGTCCCGCCGTGGGCCACGGTCGAGGCTCTGTGCCGGGCCCTGGAGGTGGATCCCGCGGAGTACCGGCTGCTGTGGGACGCGGCGAACCGCTCCCAGCCCAAGCCGCCCGGAGCCCCCGGACCCGCCGCCGCACCGGGGCCGAGGTGGCGGCCGCGCCTGGCCGGGACCCGGGCCCGCGGCCGCTGGGCCTGGGGGGCTTGGGGCGCCTTCGTCGGCCTGCTGCTCGGCGCCGTACTCGCCTCGTCCGTCCTGCTCACCGACTCAGCGCCGGAGCGGAAGCCGCCGCAGGCGCAGCCGGCGGCCCAGGAGGCCCCGCGCGGGGCGCCGGCATCGCACGACGAGGTCCGCACCTTCATCAGCCGCGCAACGGGAAACAGCCTGGACCACAGCCTCGACAAGGGGTTGCGCTTGTACGGGCCCAACGGAATGAGCTACCAGCGCTGGACCGTTCACCCGCTGCCCGACGGCGCCAGCCAACTGCGCAACCACGCCACGGGAGCCTGCCTGGACAGCAGCGGCTCCGGATTCGACGCCCGCGCCTGCGGCGGGGCCGCGTCCCAGAAGTGGTCGCTCACCCGGTGGGCCGACGAGTCGGTCCAGATCAGGAGCCGCACCACCGGCGCATGCCTGGACGACGGCGGCAACGCCGGGCTGCGCGCCCTGCCCTGCAACCGCTCCGCATCGCAGAGATGGGGCTGA
- a CDS encoding helix-turn-helix transcriptional regulator has translation MRNDLRQLRVAQGLSQQELGQALGVSRQTINAIEQCRYDPSLPLAIRMARYFAKTVEEIFHVD, from the coding sequence ATGCGGAACGATCTACGTCAGCTACGCGTGGCCCAGGGCTTGTCCCAGCAGGAGTTGGGGCAGGCGCTCGGCGTGTCCCGGCAGACGATCAACGCCATCGAGCAGTGCCGCTACGACCCGTCGCTGCCCCTGGCCATCCGTATGGCCCGCTACTTCGCAAAAACGGTGGAGGAGATCTTCCATGTCGATTGA
- a CDS encoding class I SAM-dependent methyltransferase — MTPEPQVAPEVLAFYTDTIDESTRLTSSADGLLELVRTKEILHRHLPPSPATVLDVGGGPGIHARWLIQDGYTVHVVDPVPRHVNQAVKTGATAELGDARKLTALDNSYDVVLLMGPLYHLLERQDRDRALAEALRTVKPGGLVAAAAIGRYASLFEHVATTLLDIDRVRDAVTDILGTGVHEPGRKGFTAAYFHTAQGLAEELTAAGVRGVEVYGIEGPAWAVLKGAEQHSGESVRDTAMFRAALEAARLAEPYPDLLAASSHMLAVGMAPE, encoded by the coding sequence ATGACACCAGAACCCCAAGTCGCACCTGAAGTTCTGGCCTTCTACACCGACACCATTGACGAATCGACGCGACTCACCTCCAGTGCCGACGGGCTATTGGAACTCGTGCGCACGAAGGAGATCCTGCACCGCCATCTGCCGCCCTCCCCGGCGACGGTCCTGGACGTCGGAGGCGGCCCTGGTATTCACGCCCGGTGGCTCATCCAAGACGGCTACACCGTCCACGTCGTGGATCCCGTGCCCCGCCACGTCAATCAGGCAGTGAAGACGGGGGCGACCGCCGAGCTCGGCGACGCCCGCAAACTCACTGCCCTGGACAACTCATACGACGTCGTGCTGCTGATGGGGCCGCTCTACCACCTTCTGGAACGCCAGGACCGTGACCGGGCGCTCGCCGAGGCCCTGCGGACGGTGAAGCCCGGCGGCTTGGTCGCGGCGGCTGCCATCGGCCGGTACGCCTCGCTGTTCGAGCACGTGGCCACGACGCTGCTCGACATCGACCGTGTACGGGACGCCGTTACCGACATCCTGGGCACAGGCGTGCACGAGCCCGGCCGGAAGGGCTTTACCGCCGCGTACTTCCACACTGCTCAGGGCCTGGCCGAGGAACTCACGGCGGCTGGTGTCCGTGGTGTGGAGGTGTACGGGATCGAGGGCCCGGCCTGGGCCGTACTCAAGGGCGCCGAGCAGCACTCGGGGGAGTCGGTGAGGGACACCGCGATGTTCCGCGCGGCGCTGGAGGCGGCTCGGCTGGCGGAGCCGTATCCGGACCTGCTCGCCGCGAGCTCGCACATGTTGGCCGTCGGCATGGCGCCCGAATGA
- a CDS encoding DUF2178 domain-containing protein — MSIDHKPEATRGQRWGVPALGLAIGVGYIAIFMARHEPGMAAAGFVVMAVYVLILVTASRRSEAAALLRGEATDERRHAINQRASAFTMNVLVLVLLAGFVTELIRGHSGHPWDVLCGVSGAVYVASTIFFSRRG, encoded by the coding sequence ATGTCGATTGACCACAAGCCCGAGGCCACGCGCGGCCAGCGCTGGGGCGTTCCGGCCCTGGGCCTGGCCATCGGTGTCGGCTACATCGCGATCTTCATGGCCCGGCATGAGCCCGGGATGGCTGCCGCCGGCTTCGTCGTCATGGCCGTCTACGTGCTGATCCTCGTCACGGCATCCCGCCGGTCGGAGGCCGCCGCCCTGCTGCGCGGCGAGGCCACGGACGAGCGCCGCCACGCCATCAACCAGCGTGCGTCCGCGTTCACCATGAACGTACTCGTGCTGGTGCTCCTGGCCGGATTCGTGACCGAGCTGATCCGCGGACACAGCGGCCACCCCTGGGACGTCCTGTGCGGAGTGTCCGGCGCCGTCTACGTCGCGTCCACCATATTCTTCTCCCGCCGCGGCTGA